A region of the bacterium genome:
TTCCAGGTTACTGGAGGCCAGCAGCTCTTCATCAGCCATGATCTCCCCTGTTGGGCCGTCGGCGATGACGAGCCCCTCCCTGATCACCAGGGTCCGCTCACACAGGTCCATGACCATGTCCAGGTCGTGGGTGGCGATGATCTTCGTGTGCATGAAACTTTTCAGGAGTTCGATGAGCAGGCGCCTCGCCCGGGGATCCAGATTGGAGGTCGGTTCATCCATGACCAGGATGTCCGGCGACATGGAAAGCACCGTGGCGATGGCCACAGCCCTTTTCTCACCGCCCGAGAGCCTGTAAGGCGGCCGCTCCGCAAGGTGCAGCGCTCCCACCGTATCGAGGGCCTCCCTGACGCGTTCTTTGACCTCGGGCTCTGGAAGCCCCATGTTCAGCGGACCGAAGGCCACGTCGTCGAAGACGGTGGGCATGAACAGCTGGTCGTCGGGGTCCTGGAACACCATCCCCACTGCCCTGCGCACGATCTTCAGGTTCTCCCGCACCAGGGGGCTGTCACCGATGCGCAGGACACCGCTGGTAGCTGAAAGGTAACCGTTAAGCTGCAGCAGGAGCGTGGACTTGCCGGCCCCGTTGGCGCCCACGATGGCCACCGATTCACCGTGGGTGATGCGGAAGGAG
Encoded here:
- a CDS encoding ABC transporter ATP-binding protein, which produces MSHHIVEARDLHFSYPDGTEVLRGISFRITHGESVAIVGANGAGKSTLLLQLNGYLSATSGVLRIGDSPLVRENLKIVRRAVGMVFQDPDDQLFMPTVFDDVAFGPLNMGLPEPEVKERVREALDTVGALHLAERPPYRLSGGEKRAVAIATVLSMSPDILVMDEPTSNLDPRARRLLIELLKSFMHTKIIATHDLDMVMDLCERTLVIREGLVIADGPTGEIMADEELLASSNLERPLGLRPCPVCRGGARPPFP